From Triticum urartu cultivar G1812 chromosome 2, Tu2.1, whole genome shotgun sequence, a single genomic window includes:
- the LOC125536833 gene encoding LOW QUALITY PROTEIN: 9-cis-epoxycarotenoid dioxygenase NCED4, chloroplastic-like (The sequence of the model RefSeq protein was modified relative to this genomic sequence to represent the inferred CDS: inserted 2 bases in 1 codon), protein MASSITAPAAAPGSVVRPPAKVRPRPPPSRFNPNDPRRNADGSAVVTWKGPMRAAPARKKWPNPFQRMVAAALDAVEDRLVVGILERKHPLPRTADPAVQISGNYAPVGELPPAGAEDLPVVSGRVPACLEGVYVRNGANPLHAPRAGHHLFDGDGMLHAVRLGGGRAESYACRFTETARLRQEREIGRPIFPKAIGELHGHSGVARLALFGARSICGVVDASQGIGVANAGLVYHDGRLLAMSEDDLPYHVRVTPDGDLETVGRYDFNGQLDGAMIAHPKLDPATGELFALSYNVVSKPYLKYFYFTADGHKSHDVDIPVDEPTMIHDFAVSENYAIVPDQQIVFKLQEMVLGGSPVVYDKNKTARFGVLPKRAANASELRWVEVPGCFCFHLWNAWEDEATGEIVVIGSCMTPLDAVFNESPDQEQSFRSVLSEIRLDPRTGTSRRRAVLREADQVNLEAGMVNRQLLGRKTRYAYLAISEPWPRVSGFAKVDLESGTVEKFTYGEGRYGGEPCFVPHADGSGAEDDGYVLCFVHDESRGSADGTSSELLVVNARDLRSEATVKLPGRVPXGFHGTFITATELQRQASKKRSNSINSSICMIAKAMENTNPNVIFLMRWELAILSLWVFVACNSVFLNRTNFSIRAQG, encoded by the exons ATGGCGTCGTCTATCACTGCTCCGGCCGCTGCCCCCGGCAGCGTCGTCAGGCCACCAGCTAAGGTTAGGCCACGGCCACCACCATCGAGGTTCAACCCTAACGATCCCCGCAGGAACGCGGATGGCTCTGCTGTTGTCACTTGGAAGGGCCCAATGCGAGCGGCTCCCGCGCGGAAAAAGTGGCCCAACCCGTTCCAGCGCATGGTGGCCGCTGCGTTGGACGCGGTGGAGGACAGGCTAGTCGTCGGCATTCTCGAGCGCAAGCACCCGCTGCCGCGAACGGCGGATCCGGCCGTGCAGATCTCCGGTAACTACGCGCCGGTGGGGGAGCTTCCACCCGCCGGGGCGGAGGACCTCCCTGTCGTGTCAGGCCGCGTCCCGGCGTGCCTCGAAGGCGTGTACGTCCGCAACGGCGCCAACCCGCTCCACGCGCCGCGCGCTGGCCACCACCTGTTCGACGGCGACGGGATGCTCCACGCCGTACGCCTAGGCGGTGGCCGTGCCGAGTCCTACGCGTGCCGGTTCACGGAGACGGCAAGGCTTCGGCAGGAGCGCGAGATTGGCCGCCCCATTTTCCCCAAGGCTATCGGCGAGCTCCACGGCCATTCTGGCGTGGCGCGGCTGGCGCTCTTCGGGGCAAGGTCGATCTGCGGCGTGGTGGACGCGTCTCAAGGGATCGGTGTCGCCAACGCTGGGCTGGTGTACCACGACGGCCGCCTCCTCGCCATGTCCGAGGACGACCTCCCCTACCACGTTCGCGTCACCCCCGATGGCGACCTTGAGACGGTCGGCCGCTACGACTTCAATGGGCAGCTCGATGGCGCCATGATCGCGCACCCCAAGCTCGACCCGGCCACCGGCGAGCTTTTTGCGCTCAGCTACAATGTTGTCTCGAAACCTTACCTCAAGTACTTCTACTTCACAGCCGACGGGCACAAATCCCACGACGTCGATATCCCGGTCGACGAGCCAACAATGATTCACGACTTCGCCGTCAGCGAGAACTACGCCATCGTCCCTGACCAGCAGATCGTTTTCAAGCTCCAAGAGATGGTGCTAGGCGGCTCACCGGTGGTGTACGACAAGAACAAGACGGCGCGGTTCGGCGTGCTGCCTAAGCGCGCTGCCAACGCTTCGGAGCTCCGGTGGGTGGAGGTCCCCGGCTGCTTCTGCTTCCATCTCTGGAACGCGTGGGAGGACGAGGCCACCGGTGAGATCGTAGTCATTGGGTCCTGCATGACACCGCTGGACGCCGTGTTCAACGAGTCACCGGACCAGGAGCAGAGCTTCCGAAGCGTGCTCTCGGAGATACGCCTCGACCCGCGCACTGGTACGTCCCGCCGCCGCGCCGTGCTGCGGGAGGCCGACCAGGTGAACCTTGAGGCCGGCATGGTGAACCGGCAGCTCCTGGGGAGAAAGACGCGGTATGCCTACCTCGCCATCTCTGAGCCGTGGCCCAGGGTTTCCGGTTTCGCCAAGGTGGACCTCGAGTCCGGCACGGTGGAGAAGTTCACCTACGGCGAGGGTCGGTACGGCGGTGAGCCCTGCTTCGTGCCGCACGCGGATGGCTCCGGCGCGGAGGACGACGGGTACGTGCTCTGCTTCGTGCACGACGAGAGCCGCGGTAGCGCCGACGGCACGTCGTCGGAGCTGCTGGTTGTCAACGCCCGGGACTTGCGCTCGGAGGCCACTGTAAAGCTGCCGGGGCGCGTGCC CGGATTTCACGGCACGTTCATCACCGCCACGGAGCTGCAGCGACAAGCCTCCAAAAAACGAAGCAATTCTATTAATAGTTCCATATGCATGATTGCTAAAGCTATGGAGAACACGAACCCAAATGTGATTTTTTTAATGAGGTGGGAGTTAGCTATATTATCTTTGTGGGTGTTTGTTGCTTGCAACAGTGTCTTTCTTAATAGAACGAATTTCTCAATTCGTGCTCAAGGTTAG